The genome window TATACGAAAAACCGAACATATTCTTGTCCAGTCGCAGACACAAACCTATTTCAGCGACCTCTACGATCATGTTATACAAAACATTGATACTGTTGAAAATTTCAGGGAAACTGTCTCTGGAATGCTTGACTTGTATCTCTCTTCCATAAGCAACCGCATGAACGAAGTCATGAGAGTTCTTACAGTTATAGCAACCCTTTTTATTCCATTAACATTCATCGTTGGTGTGTACGGAATGAATTTCAAATATATGCCAGAGCTTGAATGGCATTGGGGGTATCCCTTTGTCTGGATTCTCATGGCATGTATTGCTTTGGTCATGATGTACTGGTTTAAGAGAAAGAAGTGGTTATAGCCCATGAAAAGAATCGATGTGGTGCTTTCTCCAGCAGAAGAACTGCCAGAGGCCGATGGATGGCTCGTTATCGATATACTTCGGGCATCGACAACGATTACTACTTTTTTTGACAACGGCGGAACCGAGCTTTTTCCGGTAGCTACATTGGAGGAAGCCTTTCGTTTAAAAAAAGAGCGAGGCGAGGCAACTCTTCTCATGGGAGAAAGAAACGCTCTTTCTCCAGAAGGTTTCGATCTTGGAAACTCGCCACTCGATTTGTCTAAAGAACTTCTGGCACGTCGTCCGTCAGGTGTTATGACAACCACGAATGGTACTTTAGCCTTGCAGAAGGCGGCAGAGACGGGAGTTCCAGTATGGGTAGCTTGTGGCAGAAATGCAACGGCAGCCATAGAGAAACTGTGGAAAAGCGGAACTGAATTGGCCATACTTTGTGCTGGCCGATATGGCCGACTTGCCTTCGATGACGGAGCATGTGCCGGAATGTTGGTCCATATGCTGCAAAAAAAAGATTCATCCCTTGTTCTCCGAGACGGAGCTTTAACAGCTCTTGCTATGTGGAATTATGCAGAAAGAGATCTTCTGAACGCCCTGAACAAAGCTGAACACGCCAAAAGTCTTTATGAACTGAATATGGAGTCAGATATTCTGTTTGCGAGTCAAATCGACGTGACACGTACAGTAGCGTGTCTTTATAAAAGTGAAGCGTTAGTCCTCAGGAGGGATTGTGATGATCCAATATGAAAAACTTGCCGAGTGTTTAACAACTGCTCGGAAAGCAGTCGTCTTTTCGGGAGCTGGAACGAGCACTAGATCTGGACTTCCCGATTTCAGATCATCCCAAGGGTTGTGGACTCATTATGACCCAATGGCTCTTGCTTCTGTAGAGGCCATGAATACGAACAGACAGGCGTTTTTGGAATTTTACCGGTATAGAATAAAATCCGTTAAACGGGCAGCTCCCAATGCTGCTCATCACATTTTGGCAGAGTGGGAGAAACATAATCTTGTAAAAGGTGTTATTACTCAGAATGTTGACGGCTTTCACCAGGAAGCGGGAAGCATGAACGTCATAGAACTTCACGGTTCTCTTCGCAACGTGCAGTGCAGACGCTGCATGCAGGTCTTTTCCTCAGACCTCTTGCTGGAACAGGAAACGTGCCCCATGTGCGACGGCGATTTACGCCCCGGCGTTGTTCTTTTCGGAGAACTTTTACCAGAAGGCCCCATGGAGGAAGCAAGGAAACTTTCGACGACCTGCGATCTCTTTATAGTGCTTGGGTCGTCTCTTAACGTTTCTCCTGCCAACCTCTTTCCTGTTGATGCCTACCGTAACGGTGCTCAACTTGTGATTATCAATAAAGAGACCACGCAATTTGATTCAGTAGCATCTTTTGTCATTCATGAAAATCTTGTCGATGTATTAAAGGAAATACACCATATTCTCTACGGAGAAGGGGGCTTTTAAATGATCAATGTCATCAGAAAGGGAGCTCCTTTGTTAATACTGAAAGGGGCTAAGGAGGCTATTGTAGAGTGGCTTCAAAACAATTTTGAAGCAGAAATCATCTCCCTTGAAGGCAAATCTTTCGAAGAAACCCTCGGATCAGTGGAACAGGGGCAGGCCGGTCTCATCGTAAAAAACATGAACGAAAGCGATGAAATACCGCCTGTTGTTCTTGTAACAACAAGCCACCCCGATAAAATACTCGAACGTATTATCAACGAAAAAGCTACGACCATGATTGAGTACGCAGAACGTCTGCCGAGAGTCATCTTCTTCAGGGTTTTCGGCGATTATCGTACTGTATTGAAAGAGATACAGAACGATTTCGGAGGGCGGCTGGATAAAATTGGTTCCAATCTTGTCTTTGCCTCTGAAAACCCTGGTGTTCCTGTCTGCTTCACTGAAAAATCGTTGAAAAAAGGCCTTGCCTTTCAACGAGGCGATCTCTTAGAAGAAGGGCTGTTTATAGATATGCCCTTTGAAGAGCTTTTTAAACGTCTCAATAGCAGAGCTCTTCATTATTTCAACGCGGGACTGAATAACCGTGACTGGAACGTTATGGAAGTACGCCTGTACGACGCGGATAAACAGTACTGGCTTCACACCCGCCGTTTGCGTCTTGCCCTTGAGGGACTTGAAGTCTGTATGGTTATCGGCGAAGGGTGGGGTAAGGACTATGCCCATATTCTTATGCCTGTACCCGTTTACTGTATTCGTATTTTGACTTTCCTTGAACCCTTTATGGTCAAAAGAGCTCTTATGGGACTTGAATACACGGAAGATGGTCAGCGTTTTGTCGACCTGGATCTTTACCACAACAGGAAAAAAATATCGTGGGGCGATGTGCCTGGCGGAGAGATTGTTCCTCGAAGTGAGCGTGAACGGCCTCGCACAACTTTGTCTATGGCATTCCGTAAAGAAGTCATGGCTGCTCTCGATGAGAGAGAATGTGCGGAGATACAGGATATAGAAGAGGCCATACTCGAGAAAATACCTCAGAGAGACGACGATTAATATACCCTACTTAGTATTGAAGCCTGTGGTAGAATACTTCTACTACTAAAGGAACTTTAGAATTGAGGAGAGTTTTTTGACGCATACGTTTCTACCTGTTTCTCGAAAAGATATGAAAGACAGAGGGTGGAAGGATTTTGATTTCCTTTTCATCAGCGGTGACGCTTATGTAGACCACCCCAGCTTTGGACACGCCATAATCA of Aminobacterium sp. MB27-C1 contains these proteins:
- a CDS encoding NAD-dependent deacylase, whose product is MIQYEKLAECLTTARKAVVFSGAGTSTRSGLPDFRSSQGLWTHYDPMALASVEAMNTNRQAFLEFYRYRIKSVKRAAPNAAHHILAEWEKHNLVKGVITQNVDGFHQEAGSMNVIELHGSLRNVQCRRCMQVFSSDLLLEQETCPMCDGDLRPGVVLFGELLPEGPMEEARKLSTTCDLFIVLGSSLNVSPANLFPVDAYRNGAQLVIINKETTQFDSVASFVIHENLVDVLKEIHHILYGEGGF
- a CDS encoding 2-phosphosulfolactate phosphatase, translated to MKRIDVVLSPAEELPEADGWLVIDILRASTTITTFFDNGGTELFPVATLEEAFRLKKERGEATLLMGERNALSPEGFDLGNSPLDLSKELLARRPSGVMTTTNGTLALQKAAETGVPVWVACGRNATAAIEKLWKSGTELAILCAGRYGRLAFDDGACAGMLVHMLQKKDSSLVLRDGALTALAMWNYAERDLLNALNKAEHAKSLYELNMESDILFASQIDVTRTVACLYKSEALVLRRDCDDPI